TATTTCCCCACAAATAGCTATCATGAGAATCACTCACATTTTCACTGTAATTAAACGAACGAATAGGGCTTTCAATAGGATCATAAGGAACTCGCAATAAGAACCTTGGGGTCGTTAGGCCTAAATAACGTGCATCTTCTGAATCTCGTAAAGCCCTCCATTTAGTGTAACGAGGGCTTTCAAATATAGATTTAAGATCTTTAATATTAGGCAACTCTTCAAATGAATCAATTCCAAAAAATGAAGGTGCTACTGATGATATAAAGGGTGCATGAGCCATTGCGGCAACAGCGCCAATGTACTGAAGTAACTTAATATCAGGACTCGATGGTGTGAATGCATAATTACCAATGATAGCTCCGACGGGCTCTCCACCAAACTGCCCATAACCCGATGAATAAATATGTTGATATAAACCAGATTGCACAGTTTCAGCTGCAAATTCAAAATCATCGAGCATTTCTTGCTTGGTCGCATGAAGCACTTCTACTTTGATGTTTTCACGAAAATCAGTGCGATCAATTAATAATTTAAGACCACGCCATGACGATTCCAATGTTTGGACCGATTCATTGTGTAAAATCTCATCCATTTGCGCACTTATTTTATTATCTAAATCAACAATCATATGATCTACAAGTGATTTATTAACTTGTTCATCAGTTTGTTTCGAACCTATTAAATTCTCAATAAAAGCGGCAATACCTTTCTTCGCAATATCATAACCATCTTCACTGGGTTCAATGCGTGTTTGCGCCATTATTTCATCAAGTAAACTCATTTGACTAACTTCAGCTTGTTTGAGCACTTGCTCTTGCTCTTGATTTGACATGTATTATGATCCTTTCATTTATTTTAGTTAAAAATAAAATTACCTCGTTATTTTTGGGCTTGCTTAGGCTCTTCTTTAACAAGTTTAAATTCTGCAAGTAACTTTTCGCGTGACTCATCCGAAGAAATTATCTCTTGAAGACGAGAACGAAAAGCAGGAATATTACCTAATGGACCCTTCAGAGCAACTAAGGCTTCACGTAATTCAATTAACTTATTTATCTCTGGAACTTGGAATGCAATTGAATCAGGAGAAAAATCGGCTAAAGATTTAAAAGATAATTCAACAGTCAAATCACCTTCATTTTCTTCAGA
The sequence above is a segment of the Psychromonas sp. CNPT3 genome. Coding sequences within it:
- the tssC gene encoding type VI secretion system contractile sheath large subunit encodes the protein MSNQEQEQVLKQAEVSQMSLLDEIMAQTRIEPSEDGYDIAKKGIAAFIENLIGSKQTDEQVNKSLVDHMIVDLDNKISAQMDEILHNESVQTLESSWRGLKLLIDRTDFRENIKVEVLHATKQEMLDDFEFAAETVQSGLYQHIYSSGYGQFGGEPVGAIIGNYAFTPSSPDIKLLQYIGAVAAMAHAPFISSVAPSFFGIDSFEELPNIKDLKSIFESPRYTKWRALRDSEDARYLGLTTPRFLLRVPYDPIESPIRSFNYSENVSDSHDSYLWGNTAFSFGTRLTDSFANYRWCPNIIGPQSGGAVEDLPVHMFESMGALQSKISTEVLITDRKEFELAEEGFIALTMRKGSDNAAFFSANSIQKPKVFPNTKEGREAETNYKLGTQLPYMMIINRLAHYVKVLQREQIGAWKERQDLERELNGWIKQYVADQENPPAEVRSRRPLRAAKIEVSDVEGDPGWYQVSLSVRPHFKYMGANFELSLVGRLDKV
- the tssB gene encoding type VI secretion system contractile sheath small subunit; amino-acid sequence: MSKEGSIAPKERINIKYVPATGDNQSEVELPLKIMVVGDFKGHGEEMTIEDRKAVSVNKNNFTSVMHENNLTIKTTVVNKLSEENEGDLTVELSFKSLADFSPDSIAFQVPEINKLIELREALVALKGPLGNIPAFRSRLQEIISSDESREKLLAEFKLVKEEPKQAQK